One genomic segment of Gasterosteus aculeatus chromosome 6, fGasAcu3.hap1.1, whole genome shotgun sequence includes these proteins:
- the cdt1 gene encoding DNA replication factor Cdt1, which produces MSQARVTDFFCQRKKGVAAPLKPSRQRDAAGTRSRSSESRGASLCSSSVRDEFVRVIDEAAELNDGRSTAKDPPSGPRTPKRAPAETQFDLGAAVFSATANHSTAKKRRQEAGPDPAGKAPEKATRTKARKKLVLHQSPQAVARPRPEEEDQQHPGSGHKADDHLLQTNSQKAKGPESQALSRDDIAALKSRLQRIKKNAPAPASPPPSAGHPAPHQTPPFGPETAAADATALKLTVARVKELAAKAQQRKQDREAETRTAETRTADAHDSAEQPAYQRYHTLAQAAPPGLSLPFQYKVLAEMFRSMDTVVAMLHNRCETATFAKIKQGVQDMMHKRFEESHVGQIKAVFPEAYTFRQEKNVPTFNSSTKKGRCQLTVEPVHRVDGTGARPVLSASSLLERRQVFHLNLVSIVKEHHKVFLSSLVPPVSVPEDKLTRWHPRFNVDSVPAVPSSSLPQPPDRERVSTAQEVLEKARSLITPKMEKALVSLAQKTKDASTESASPQNPAAPKAPAPSSAAAAPVPTALKGVSQSLLDRIRAKEAQKLQAAMTRDPKQEERLLMLSRLPELVRILRNVFVAEKKPSLNMEVACSRTVASYRSALSTGEVEKHIRLLAEVAADWLTIHPIRKDFYLKLNKNTELSVVLQKLSSRLEEEERM; this is translated from the exons ATGTCTCAAGCCCGGGTCACCGACTTCTTTTGCCAGAGGAAGAAAGGAGTCGCCGCTCCGCTCAAACCGAGCAGGCAGCGCGACGCCGCCGGCACGAGGTCCAGGTCCTCCGAAAGCCGAGGCGCgtcgctctgctcctcctccgtccgCGACGAGTTCGTCCGGGTCATCGACGAGGCGGCGGAGCTCAACGACGGCCGCAGCACCGCGAAAGACCCCCCCTCCGGTCCGCGGACCCCGAAGCGGGCCCCGGCCGAGACCCAGTTCGACCTCGGAGCCGCCGTGTTCTCGGCCACCGCGAACCACAGCACGGCCAAGAAGAGACGGCAGGAGGCCGGCCCGGACCCCGCGGGCAAAGCCCCGGAGAAAGCGACGAGGACGAAGGCCAGGAAGAAGCTGGTCCTCCATCAGAGCCCGCAG GCTGTAGCCAGGCCCCGgcccgaggaggaggaccagcagCACCCTGGTTCTGGACACAAAGCGGACGACCATCTCCTCCAAACCAACAGCCAGAAAGCCAAAGGACCGGAGAGCCAG GCTCTGAGTAGAGATGACATCGCAGCCCTCAAGTCTCGCCTGCAGAGGATCAAGAAGAACGCGCCGGCCCCCGCTTCCCCGCCCCCGTCTGCAGGCCATCCAGCGCCTCACCAGACGCCTCCGTTTGGTCCCGAAACCGCCGCCGCCGATGCAACGGCCCTCAAGTTAACCGTAGCACGCGTCAAAGAGCTCGCGGCTAAAGCTCAGCAGAGGAAGCAGGACAGGGAGGCCGAGACGAGGACGGCCGAGACGAGGACGGCCGACGCTCACGACAG TGCGGAGCAGCCAGCATACCAGCGGTACCACACTCTCGCCCAGGCGGCCCCCCCGGGCCTGTCCCTGCCTTTCCAGTACAAGGTGCTGGCAGAGATGTTCAGGAGCATGGACACGGTGGTCGCCATGCTGCACAACCGCTGTGAGACCGCCACTTTTGCCAAGATCAAACAGGGAGTTCAGGACATGATGCACAA gcgCTTTGAGGAGAGCCACGTTGGTCAGATAAAGGCCGTGTTTCCTGAGGCCTACACGTTTCGACAGGAGAAGAACGTCCCGACCTTCAACAGCAGCACAAAGAAGGGCCGCTGCCAGCTCACCGTGGAGCCCGTCCATCGCGTGG ACGGCACCGGCGCTCGCCCCGTCCTGtcggcctcctccctcctggagAGAAGACAAGTCTTCCACCTGAATCTGGTCTCCATCGTCAAAGAGCACCACAAG GTCTTCCTGTCCTCGTTGGTTCCTCCAGTGTCTGTTCCAGAAGACAAGCTGACCCGCTGGCATCCTCGCTTCAACGTGGACTCCGTGCCAGCCGTCCCCTCCAGCTCGCTGCCGCAGCCTCCCGACAGGGAACGAGTGTCCACTGCTCAGGAGGTGCTTGAAAAGGCCCGCTCGCTCATCACTCCCAAG ATGGAGAAGGCTCTGGTTTCTTTGGCTCAGAAGACTAAGGATGCGTCCACAGAGTCCGCGTCCCCTCAGAACCCGGCCGCCCCCAAAGCGCCCGCGCCATCGAGCGCGGCGGCAGCGCCGGTCCCAACGGCCCTGAAAGGAGTGTCCCAATCACTGCTTGACCGG ATCCGTGCCAAAGAGGCCCAGAAGCTCCAGGCGGCAATGACACGGGACCCCAAACAAGAAGAGCGCCTGCTGATGCTGTCACGGCTTCCAGAGCTGGTCCGGATTCTCCGGAACGTCTTTGTTGCCGAGAAAAAGCCGTCTTTAAATATGGAAGTGGCCTGTAGCCGGACGGTGGCCAGCTACAGGTCTGCTCTCAGTACAG GTGAAGTGGAGAAGCACATCCGGCTGCTGGCAGAGGtggctgctgattggctgaccATCCATCCAATAAGAAAGGACTTCTACCTGAAGCTGAACAAGAACACGGAGCTCAGCGTCGTCCTGCAGAAACTGAGCAGCAgactggaagaggaggagcggaTGTGA
- the aprt gene encoding adenine phosphoribosyltransferase yields the protein MAADSESKLQLVQRHIRAFPDFPQQGILFRDICPILKDPAALTAVIDLFEDHVRKNHQQLDLIVGLDARGFLFGPLLAQRLGLGFVLVRKKGKLPGTTVSVAYDLEYGKAEVEIQEDAVAPGQKVLLIDDLLATGGTLHAACELMEKLQAQIAGCLVVIELQELKGADKLKPHRVFSLLRY from the exons ATGGCAGCAGACTCCGAATCCAAACTGCAGCTGGTCCAAAGACACATCCGAGCCTTCCCGGACTTTCCCCAGCAGGGCATCTTGTTCAG GGACATCTGTCCCATCCTGAAGGATCCGGCTGCTCTGACAGCTGTGATTGACCTGTTTGAAGACCATGTGAGGAAGAACCACCAGCAGCTGGACCTGATTGTTG gtctgGATGCTCGTGGTTTCCTGTTCGGCCCTCTGCTTGCCCAGCGGCTGGGCCTCGGCTTCGTCCTGGTCAGGAAGAAAGGCAAGCTGCCTGGAACCACCGTGTCCGTGGCATACGACTTGGAGTACGGAAAG GCAGAAGTAGAGATCCAGGAGGATGCTGTGGCTCCAGGACAGAAGGTCCTACTCATTGATGACCTTTTGGCCACTGGAG GGACGCTGCACGCCGCCTGTGAGCTGATGGAGAAGCTGCAGGCGCAGATAGCGGGCTGCCTGGTGGTGATCGAGCTCCAGGAGCTGAAGGGCGCCGACAAGCTGAAGCCGCACCGCGTCTTCTCCCTGCTGCGCTACTGA